cttcgttagttcgacggacagcaaccgcacctctatcggttgctgcttttagttttccggatatggggtCGCAGAGCGGCCCAGGGCTGGGctgtgtatggtcggcgctgcggcgacaggtagcggcctggtgacggcgaacgggacggtcgtcgagggctccactgaatggcggcgaggtagtcggcgatatcgcgaagTTGTTCGCGAAGGTGGGCCCGGTGACTGTACCTTGGTGCAGTTCGCTAACCGCTTTGCTTTTGCCATGCAGATGGTCGTCTATCGCATCTACAACCTGCTGCTCCCTGTTCTGGCATGCGCATCCTCGAATGCGTCGTCAGTGCAGGCTTCCCCTTGTCACGAAGACGGAGCGGCCACGTGCAATCCTGTGCCTGGTTTCCACATATCGCCATCTCCATCTGCCTCACCGTTTGCATGCCACCTACCGGTCCTGGAGCCAACTTGGAAAGATTCATCGCCATCGACAGCCCTACCAGCTATAAAGCAACAACCACCGTCGACGCAGCTCTGTGGGCCCGGTGACTGTACCTTGGTGCAGTTCGCTAACCGCTTTGCTTTTGCCATGGTGATGGTCGTCTATCGCATCTACAACCTGCTGCTCCCTGTTCTGGCATGCGCATCCTCGAATGCGTCGTCAGTGCAGGCTTCCCCTTGTCACGAAGACGGAGCGGCCACGTGCAATCCTGTGCCTGGTTTCCACATATCGCCACCTCCATCTGCCTCACCGTTTGCATGCCACCTACCGGTCCTGGAGCCAACTTGGAAAGATTCATCGCCATCGACAGCCCTACCAGCTATAAAGCAACAACCACCGTCGACGCAGCTCTGTGGGCCCGGTGACTGTACCTTGGTGCAGTTCGCTAACCGCTTTGCTTTTGCCATGCAGGTTAGTCAAACATATGCACTTTTTGCTAAAAAATCAAGCAATTATCTTCTGGTACAGCTCCCGAGCCCACGGTGCTGCGTCGCGATTGCCACTGAGTGCATTTCTGTCATCCGTCTGCTATTAATCATATCTGGTGACGTCGAGACTAACCCTGGTCCTGCCAGCCTTGACATTGTACTGGCCGAATTGCAGAAACTAACCGCCGGCCAAACAACACTTGTGCAGGAGCTAAAGGGCCTGAAACTGCAGCTGACCACCACAGACAAAACAATCAGGGACCTGAATAAGCGCATGACCGACTTAGAGGCCCATTATCAGGCTCTCATGCCTCTACGCCAAGACATAGAAATACTGCAGACATCAACTGAAACAACTCGCCTAGTCACAGCATTAGAGGCCCGTTTCGACGACGCCGAAAACCGATCTCGCCGCAATAACCTGATCTTCCACGGAATTACTGACCCCACTACAAATGAAACATTTACTAAGTCTGAAGAATTAATAATCCAGATCTGCCGTAATCATTTACAAACCGACATCAACCCCACTGATATAGAACGGGCACATCGCTTAGGAAAACACACCAAAGATCGAGATCGTCCAATAATAGTAAAATTCGCACATTGGAAAACGAAAGACGCCCTTCTGTCAAAAGGCCGAATGCTGAAAGGAACTAATTATAGTGTAGGTGAAGATTTCTCTCGCCTGACTCAGAAAGCACGGAAGgcccttttgcatttcgccatatCTAAATCACTTGCATATTCCCTACGCTATAAAACTTTGTACATTGGTCCTAAACGATATGTTTTTGATGAATCATCTAACTCTGTAAAAGAAATTGTGTAGCAATCATCCCGtcctctacaaaaaaaaagaatcaaccaGAACTTGCACCTAGAAAAGATCTTTCGTTTTCCGCAGTCTTTACTAACGCACGTAGTTATCTTCCAAAGCGCGAGGTTATATCTAACATCATATCATCAACAGGCAGCTACTTGCTCAttctaacagaaacctggctacaCAATGACATCACTGATACCGAAGTTTTGGCCGAGCTACCCGACTTCCATGTTTATCGAACTGACCGCGTAGGCACAAGGGGCGGTGGCGTTCTTGTAGCAGTTCACCGGCAACTTTTGTGTTCAGTTATTAACATCGCATCAAACTCGAAATACTATGGCTACTATATCGCACATCACCACTTACAGTGCTGCTGGGGGTTTGCAACAGGCCTCCACATGCCACTCCTGAATTCTGTGGGGAGCTCAATAACAATTTAATACAACTAACGACCATCTACCCTAATGCCTCCATCTTACTTTTCGGGGACTTTAATTTCCCAAACATAGACTGGAGCAACTTAacatattcttcaatagtaggTCCCCCAGAGACAAGGAATTTCATtgacatttgtttgaactttaATCTAATACAAGTAGTTTCGGAGCCAACGCGTGTCACACCAGAATCCGCAACCATTCTGGACCTCATCCTGACTAATGATCCCAGTACCCTCTCATCAATTACACACCTTCGAGGAATTAGTGACCATAAAGTCGTTCATGCTACTTTCTCTTTTCCTGTAACACCAAATAAGACACATAAGAAAACTATAAGGCTTTACGAAAAGGGTGACAACGACGCAATTAACCGCGAACTTGAGACCTTCTTCCCCACGTTTGAAGCCGCGTATCGCAATCGGTCAATATTCCATAACTGGTCGATGTTTAAGGATAAGTTAACAGATTTGGCTAACAAATATATTCCTAAAGTTCACATTCGCCCCAATAATCAAAAACCTTGGTTTACTAACGCCTTAAAAaaactagaaaataaaaagaaacgtctttaCCGAGTGGCTACAAATAACGGGAACTCGCAACAATGGGAAATCTACTACAAAGCTGAAAACGAATATCTGATTGCAATCCGCAGCGCAAAGCGTTCCTTTTATGGCACTACACTCCCAAATTTGCTGCGCACTAACCCAAGAcaattttggcaagtaataaatcCTCATCCTGTTCACACTATTACGCTCACCAATGACTCACACGAGACAATTACCGATACTGAATGCGCTGACACTTTTAATTCCGCATTTGCAACAGTATTTACTAAAGAAATCGAAACAAACATTTGTTTACCTTTGTACAACATTGAAGGTCACATACCATGCATCACATTTTCTGCTGACGGAATTTCATCCATAATCCAGAAGACTAAGCTATCATCGTCATTTGGCATTGATGAAATTAACTCTAAACTTCTAAGAAACACAAGACACATGGCTGCATCATACTTGTCCTTACTGTTCTCACAGTCACTCTCTTCAGGAAACATGCCGGGTGATTGGGCcttgccgtgggcgcggagggggaacgtgacggtggGCTACAGCGGCGCATGTCATCgattgcggctgaggctgcggcgattcggGGGCTACTCCGAGCTGTTGTTGGAGCTCCttacgtacggcgtcggcaatcgaagtcacctgaggctgtgatgaagggaacagcttgtGTAGTTCCTCCcacacgaccgctcggatagtctcgcacaggttgtcggtggccagtgacgcaactccggcgtagtttgccgagttcgtgcggtggttgaattgTCGGTTCCGCATTTGCAGTGTCTtgtcgatgctagtggcctcgtgaagaaactcgtcgacggtcgtCGTTgagcttcgtaccattccggtgaaaagttcttgctttacaccacgcatcagtaggcggactttcttctcctcgcacatttccgggtcggcgtggcgcaacaggcggctcatttcttctgtaaagatcGCGGTGGTTTCATCAGGCAGCTGCaatcgggtttctagtagtgcttgggctcgttctcggcgtacgacgcttgtgaaggtctggacgaagccgcttcggaacaggtcccacgtcgttaaggtggcttctggGTTCTCGAACcccgtcctggcagcgtcttccaatgcgaagaagacatgtcgtagtttgtcgtcgctgtttcagctgttaaatgcagcgaccctttcatgcgtctcaagccaggtttccaggtcctcgaatgttgaaccgcggaacgtcagACGCTCCCAGGGCTGCTTCAGCACGATGGGGGatgctgcggctgccattggggttgccttggccacaagcCTCTTGgccttctcaggtagaagtccgtgctcctcGCGCAGCTGTTGAAGAAGGCGgtttgctcgatggtccgggattACGCTGATGTTCTCTTTGCgatccgggcttggatcacggcttgtcgggggcgtccggtacatgaacgaaaagcacctccaccagatgtcacgtggtggtgatgttgaagaacacagtagcaacactgtgaaagacaaaactaacttttattgggcgaacctgtgcccacaaaaacaggctacacttaaaacacaacgatagcggcgaacacggctggcgatcgtcgaaaatctgatgagcaggtcaagcgcgtcggcttttatacatcagtcgtcgaatgttccagagcaatcgctgggacccgcctgccttccacaaagttctacatcattcgcgtcgcgcacacatgcgatcagattacacaaggttcggacacagacagcggatgaaagcgtcgataacattccagaaaattccaatacatgcatgcatgcgcttcctgcgctgtacgataacctttgttaggcggggaaacgcgtcgcccgataaagacaaacaagtacatgCTTCAATATGTGTACATTTACCACCTGAAACTTTTTTCATGACGCATCGACCTTACGCCGGCTATTATTATCCGCTGATTTCAACAGAGTGCCACTCTGAAAAGGTGACTTGTTGATTGTTTGCGTACTTTAAAAGTGTCAGATACAGTGGAGTGATGAGGTCACCTGTATAAGGACTgcattttgtatattttttttacttcccgTACACTAGATATTTTACGCACATCAAAAGACTGTACAAAGTTTTGTTCGATCTGTAAATCTCTCTGCACGTCAGTATAGCCTTCATCTCGGATGAAACGCTGGTAGAATCCATTGACAAGAAATGTGCTCAGGTCAATTGTACTTCCAAGTAGCAACATTATTTCACAGGCAGCAATTCAGGAAAGGCGCCAGCTACGCGATAGCATTCATAAGTTGTTCGTAAAGCTTCTGACGGTAAGAAAATGTGGAGCTTACCCAGGCCAGCCACGCTGGCTAGCATCTCATCGCTGACCACAGCCGCTTTTGGCGCAATTGTAGGAAACCAAGTTGACACTTCCTAATTCTTCTGTAGCTCAGGCAGGCCATTGCACAGTGCACGATTGATGCGCAAAGCCCTCAAAAACGCATTCCACAATGTAAAACCTACGAGAGATTGTGGAGTCTGCTGGTCGCTTCGCATCCGCTacctctgcacatgttgcagctGGTGCGATATTGCCTGTGGCGACGCAATTCATGAATGGCGAAATAGCAGTGACAGCTATACACTTAGGAAAGCCTCCCTGTGCTGTTGGGCGTTTCGCTAGATGCTGTCACATACAAGGTTCGCTCGCATTCAGGTCGACGCTACTTCAGCGCAATGTGTCTGCTACCATCCCTCGCCCATCTAGTTATAAAAAAAACTTTGCAAGCGCAGGCAGTGTTACAGAACCACTGCTGAAACACAAGTCGAGCTGCTGAGCTTTCATGCGAAAGACGATCATTCTTCTCTATCAAACTGCGCACTCTGCTTACCTTTACTATTCGTCAACAAACTCTACTCCCGTAACCTTACCTTCGTCACTGTTTTAAGAATACTGATCTACTTAACACGATTACTGAACTCTTTGAGCTTTCTTGTAACACCCAATAATACCAACATCGGTGCGTACCGTGGTCGCACTATATCCCTTTAAAAATAAGGCCATATATTGTATTCGACGGAATGAAGCACGTACAATTTATTTTTCCTATTGAGACGACGTTTCATCAGCTGCTAAATAACACATTTAGTTCGTCGCAAGCATTCCACTTTTCCTAAATGGAATATGCTAAACAAGAGCATTTATTCCTTGGTCCTGTCGTCGGAAATTCAAGGGAACATTAAATGTAAGCTTATTGGGAAAAAGCATTTTCAACTCAGTTATTACTATTGTTGTAAATAATATTGTCGTATTTAGAGACGTAttgaaaatagaaaaaaggcaGTATGAAGGATGGCGGCTGCCTCCGAGAGGGGCAGAATGCCTGCTTGCTTCTTTAGGCAGTATActacataaaaataaaaattatggaTGCTGTTCAGATAGTGCGGCATAGGAGTCGGTAAATTGAAAGGTATATGAGTGGTCGTACATTTGGTCCTCTCTGCACCCAACAATAAATCTACACTcccacttttttgtgtgtgcttgaCGCTTTCATTCCTTCAAGTTGTGTATTGTTCTTGACGGGAAAATGGTAGTTTTTATAATCACGTGACATGAAAGCGTAGTCACGGGTCTCCAAAATTTGCTCGTGGGCCGTACTTTGCGCAGACCTGCCCCACGAAAAGAATAAATAGAACACCAACTATTTTTTGTCTGTTATACTTGGAAAGCACCTATTAATGTACTAAAGATATGTCATGtcgaacactgtgaaaaacaAAAAGGGGTTACCTAGTAAGAGATGATTATAATTGGAATTTCAGGGGCATGACCCACTTTTCAAAGCTATCTCGAAGTTATTATCACCTACACACATACATCTGCCACATTGCGGGCAAGTCGTTTGCAATTATTTATTGATACACGTCTCGAATTCACTCTGGGTGTAACCGTATcatctataatatatatataaggttTTGTATATAAAATGCTCTCGGTGATTCAACAGACGTGTTTGTGCTCACTTTTCCATGGAACTGCAGGTTTTGTTGTAGCCTGGGCAGCGCACAACAACGATTGCGTCTTTCTACTTACTTCGGGCGTCCGCATCACTTGCGGTATAAACTGCTCTTCATTCCTTCAAAAGTGCAACAGCCTTAAGATTACCATAGTTATTTTATCCGCATCAGGTGTCAAGCGGCTGCTGCCGCAATGGTTCATGACGGCTATGCGTCCGCGTTAAGGAGAGCTTTTAAACAAAGCGCTTGACATCATTGAAACTACATAGTTCTGAATTTATTTTATGGGCTTACGAACTGAACGCCCCAAATGTACCATAGACTCGAGAGACTAATGTGTTTTGACACATGCTTTAGGTCATACAATTGTGTATGATGCACGGAGCTCTTCTATAGCAGGGTTCGCTGTGTTTCTAGAGAAATCTTTGATGCTGCTTATTAATTTCTGCCATGTTGTATACGCAGAGCCCATGCAAGAAACAAATGAGCTTAACATGTCTGGACAAATTTGTGAGGCATGATGAAAAACTACTGATAGATGTTGGTGTATACTAAGTTTATCCTTGAGGATGGAAGCAGCAGGGTGTGGTACAAAAATAACGGCGAATCACACACACTCTGGAAATCTATGTAACCGAAGCTATGTGTCCTCGTTGCTTCGAttgatgataattatcgctgacGTGGGTGACGAATTTGTAATTTCTTCTGCCTTTATTCCAACAGGAGAGTGGTAAGTTGATGCTACACTCTA
Above is a genomic segment from Dermacentor andersoni chromosome 8, qqDerAnde1_hic_scaffold, whole genome shotgun sequence containing:
- the LOC126520421 gene encoding uncharacterized protein translates to MQVSQTYALFAKKSSNYLLVQLPSPRCCVAIATECISVIRLLLIISGDVETNPGPASLDIVLAELQKLTAGQTTLVQELKGLKLQLTTTDKTIRDLNKRMTDLEAHYQALMPLRQDIEILQTSTETTRLVTALEARFDDAENRSRRNNLIFHGITDPTTNETFTKSEELIIQICRNHLQTDINPTDIERAHRLGKHTKDRDRPIIVKFAHWKTKDALLSKGRMLKGTNYSVGEDFSRLTQKARKALLHFAISKSLAYSLRYKTLYIGPKRYVFDESSNSVKEIV